In the genome of Candidatus Poribacteria bacterium, one region contains:
- a CDS encoding phytanoyl-CoA dioxygenase family protein has protein sequence MSNQGVTYKTDKIMPTWEQLAEMGRDLQFYPSVTEHPKVLTQNVKGIPIFDEDEIGEHRQYFDTLLASVMAEGGSSYSIISAHMKYGKVYDLLTHPKIVACVKDLIGEDVIGWGAHYFCKMPHDPKTVGWHQDAGYWPLSPSKTVTVWLAIDDAAVENGAMRFISGSHHLG, from the coding sequence ATGTCGAATCAAGGTGTAACCTATAAAACTGACAAAATTATGCCGACATGGGAACAACTCGCCGAAATGGGGCGCGATCTCCAATTTTATCCAAGCGTCACCGAACATCCAAAGGTGTTAACCCAGAATGTCAAAGGGATCCCGATTTTCGATGAAGACGAAATCGGTGAACACCGTCAATACTTTGATACCCTGTTAGCAAGCGTCATGGCAGAAGGCGGAAGCAGTTACTCGATTATCTCCGCACACATGAAATACGGAAAGGTCTATGACCTTCTCACGCACCCAAAGATCGTCGCCTGTGTGAAAGACTTGATCGGCGAGGATGTTATCGGTTGGGGCGCGCACTACTTCTGCAAAATGCCGCACGATCCGAAAACTGTCGGTTGGCATCAAGATGCCGGTTACTGGCCCCTCTCCCCTTCCAAGACTGTTACCGTCTGGCTCGCGATCGACGATGCCGCCGTTGAGAACGGCGCAATGCGATTCATCTCAGGTTCACATCACCTTGGA